From a single Arachis hypogaea cultivar Tifrunner chromosome 3, arahy.Tifrunner.gnm2.J5K5, whole genome shotgun sequence genomic region:
- the LOC112789790 gene encoding GPI-anchored protein LLG3 yields the protein MKEIMSSKALFSSILYFFLISTLATASPFLSNDIFESGASTSRSLLQAKKACGVDFENQNYTILTSQCKGPQYPQKVCCEAFKQFACPFINEINDMATDCASVMFSYINIYGKYPPGLFANECKEGNEGLDCTNVKTTSNNSSSVSNSAHLAAPYDSMLLLAILGFIGLLFQLF from the exons ATGAAAGAGATAATGAGTTCAAAGGCATTGTTCTCTTCCATTCTCTATTTCTTCCTTATATCCACATTGGCCACTGCCTCCCCATTCCTTTCAA ATGATATATTTGAGTCTGGGGCATCCACCTCCCGTTCCCTCCTACAGGCTAAGAAAG CTTGTGGAGTTGACTTTGAGAATCAGAACTACACAATCCTAACAAGCCAATGCAAAGGACCACAATACCCACAAAAGGTTTGCTGTGAAGCATTCAAGCAATTTGCATGCCCTTTCATCAATGAAATCAATGATATGGCAACTGATTGTGCCTCAGTCATGTTCAGTTACATAAACATCTATGGAAAGTACCCTCCTGGCCTCTTTGCTAATGAGTGCAAAGAAGGCAATGAAGGCCTTGATTGCACCAATGTCAAAACAACATCCAATAACAGTTCCTCTGTTTCTAACTCTGCTCATCTTGCTGCTCCTTATGACTCTATGTTGTTATTGGCCATACTTGGTTTCATTGGTCTTTTGTTCCAACTTTTCTGA